The Kryptolebias marmoratus isolate JLee-2015 linkage group LG18, ASM164957v2, whole genome shotgun sequence genome includes a region encoding these proteins:
- the pdzrn4 gene encoding PDZ domain-containing RING finger protein 4 encodes MGCNLCTLQKREEHYKLLYEIAQVNGRDFSKAEHDEAVAEAIRRDPIVVQVLRRTPTAAVVHKNSSSPQDVCVVDVCTQTDITFEHIMALAKLRPTTPPVPDICPFLLSDSCQSIHTLEHEFYECPEYLSNTPAEMERTEEYEFEEVELCRQNSQEKLGLTLCYRTDDEEDTGIYVSQVEPNSIAALDGRIKEGDRILQINGCEVQDREKAVALLSSEAARSITLLVTRPEIQLLEEDEAAWLDEEQQELVEELKMDILEERRKQKEQSFQRPDELLGEEDMTTDTATCSSNNQDSGFGRSTDSPEHQPLLARLHRRSPAQCLRDRWRSEHPHTRRGVVVPQETQTPRTHSASQGNEGIVSIRNAGCGVLGLENCFQQLLELKCQIRNGGECGVYSIRHSIECSLTEKGGGDRDGEEGAEGGVEQELRMLNEELRSIELECQSIMQAHQLRKSHQLDQSEPAPCSPGKSPKDGHRRHGRLADIHEHPERSDSDKIREKDSSSAYNTAESARSTPLGMERSPDHSLQRHISITNQKNLRLASSVPSHPIPIPKPQGTARCCRPADPGSVISSSPDQSNPSRSESDPALPADDERYEDKGRSRDSRRGLPYGSSYQTSMYHGQGGSKQLQSYMQLLKQHSSLEYSQSQLSLLSVCRDPVHRNGRAGEPRLEWKVKVRADGTRYVARRPARDRILRERALRIREERSGGMTTDDDAMSEMKMGRYWSKEERKQHLARAREQRKRREFMQKSRLECLREGPVSGAEGRKEINILELSHKKMMKKRNKKILDNWMTIQELMSHGARVPEGSKVHNAFLSVTTV; translated from the exons gtGAACGGGCGAGATTTCTCCAAGGCTGAACATGACGAGGCAGTGGCGGAGGCCATCAGGCGGGACCCCATCGTCGTCCAGGTTCTCCGACGAACGCCCACAGCTGCTGTTGTGCACAAGAACAGCAGCTCGCCGCAGGATGTGTGCGTGGTCGATGTTTGCACTCAAACAGACATCACCTTCGAGCACATCATGGCACTGGCCAAGCTTCGGCCCACTACCCCACCAGTACCAGACATCTGTCCATTCCTGCTCTCCGACAG CTGTCAATCCATTCACACTCTGGAACATGAGTTTTATGAATGTCCAGAGTATCTGTCTAATACCCCAGCAGAGATGGAGAGGACTGAAGAGTATGAGTTTGAG GAAGTGGAGCTGTGCAGACAGAACAGCCAGGAAAAACTTGGTCTTACGCTGTGCTATCGAACGGATGATGAGGAGGACACTGGCATTTATGTCAGCCAG GTGGAGCCAAACAGCATAGCAGCACTAGACGGACGCATCAAAGAAGGAGATCGCATTCTGCAG ATAAATGGCTGTGAAGTGCAAGACCGAGAGAAAGCTGTTGCCTTGTTGTCAAGTGAAGCAGCAAGGAGCATCACACTGCTGGTGACAAGGCCAGAAATCCAG ctgctggaggaggacgaGGCTGCATGGCTGGACGAAGAGCAGCAGGAGCTTGTTGAGGAGCTGAAGATGGATATACTAGAAGAGAGGAGGAAGCAGAAGGAACAAAGCTTTCAGAGGCCAGACGAG cttcTAGGTGAAGAAGACATGACCACAGACACTGCTACCTGTTCCTCCAACAATCAAGATAGTGGGTTTGGGCGAAGTACAGACAGTCCAGAGCATCAGCCCTTGTTGGCCAGACTTCACAGGAGGAGCCCAGCCCAATGCCTGAGGGACCGATGGCGGTCAGAACATCCTCACACAAGGCGAGGGGTTGTTGTGCCACAGGAAACCCAGACTCCAAGAACACATTCTGCAAGTCAAGGGAATGAAGGCATAGTTAGTATTCGTAATGCCGGGTGTGGGGTTCTCGGTTTGGAGAACTGTTTCCAGCAACTCTTAGAGCTCAAGTGCCAAATTCGGAATGGGGGCGAATGTGGGGTGTACTCCATTCGACACAGCATAGAATGTAGCCTCACAGAGAAAGGTGGAGGAGACAGAGATGGTGAAGAGGGAGCAGAAGGAGGGGTGGAGCAAGAGTTGAGGATGCTAAACGAGGAGCTGCGTAGCATTGAGTTAGAATGTCAGAGCATCATGCAAGCCCACCAGCTCCGCAAATCCCACCAGCTGGACCAGTCAGAGCCTGCACCCTGCTCCCCAGGAAAGAGCCCTAAAGATGGACACAGGCGTCATGGCAGGTTGGCTGATATCCACGAACACCCGGAAAGATCAGACAGCGATAAGATCCGCGAGAAGGACAGCTCTAGTGCCTACAACACAGCAGAGAGTGCTCGATCAACGCCGCTAGGCATGGAGAGGTCTCCTGACCACTCCCTGCAGAGACACATCAGCATCACCAACCAGAAAAACCTCAGACTGGCCTCTTCTGTGCCCTCTCACCCCATCCCCATCCCCAAACCTCAAGGCACAGCCAGATGTTGCAGACCAGCAGATCCTGGTTCAGTTATTTCGAGCAGCCCAGACCAGAGCAATCCTTCCAGATCCGAGTCCGACCCAGCCCTGCCAGCAGATGATGAGCGGTACGAAGATAAGGGAAGGTCTAGAGACTCAAGAAGGGGGCTCCCCTATGGTTCTTCGTATCAGACATCCATGTATCATGGCCAGGGAGGATCCAAACAGCTTCAG AGCTACATGCAGCTACTAAAACAGCACTCGTCGCTGGAGTATTCTCAGAGCCAGCTGAGTCTCCTCAGTGTTTGTCGAGATCCAGTGCACCGCAACGGACGCGCAGGGGAACCTCGTCTGGAGTGGAAAGTCAAAGTTCGCGCTGATGGGACACGGTACGTTGCACGAAGACCAGCTCGTGACCGTATACTGAGGGAGCGGGCACTACGGATCAGGGAGGAGAGGAGCGGAGGCATGACCACAGATGACGACGCCATGAGTGAGATGAAGATGGGTCGCTACTGGAGcaaagaggagaggaagcagCATTTGGCACGGGCCAGAGAGCAAAGAAAGAGGAGGGAATTCATGCAGAAAAGCCGCCTTGAATGTCTGAGAGAAGGACCGGTGAGCGGAGCTGAGGGCAGGAAGGAGATCAATATCTTAGAGCTCAGTCACAAGAAGATGATGAAGAAACGAAATAAAAAGATTCTGGACAACTGGATGACCATCCAAGAGCTGATGAGCCATGGGGCCAGAGTCCCAGAGGGGTCTAAAGTACATAATGCCTTCCTTTCTGTCACTACTGTGTAA